A genome region from Brooklawnia propionicigenes includes the following:
- a CDS encoding elongation factor G-like protein EF-G2 produces the protein MASKTSTQAPKVTSPADIRNVVLVGSAGSGKTTLFENLIKTRIPGYRGEKESAERSAALTLATITTGQSTVINLLDAPGNPDYVGELRAGLRAADAALFVVSAADGIDAITQILWSECAGAGVPRAIVVTKLDTEHASFEQTVQRCQEIFGAGVHPSYLPFVGEDDQIVGNLSLLSQKVHDYSSGTRVARAASPAELAAIADFRTDYVESIITESEDDELLERYFEGDELAVDEVVTNLMKALYHGKFYPVIPVTTTGVGTEELIGVIDRGFPTPLRYQPPMMADLSGDPIDPPEVDPDGPVLAEVIRTTSDPYAGRQSMVRVFSGTLRPDSAVHIAGHREQLQGVTNSHHPDHDDEERVGLLSAPNGLDLYPKESAIAGEIVMVAKLATAETGDTISDPGHPVVIEPWLLPEPLLPVAIRAASRNDEDKLAGALQRLVVEDITIRLERAARTDQLLLWTMGQAHQDLLMNRLRDKYGVNIVADQIRTALRETFIAPATAHGRHVKQSGGHGQYAVCDIRVEPNERGAGFEFIDRVVGGAVPRQFIPSVEKGVRAQLEKGTLTGYPMVDVKVTLYDGKAHSVDSSDMAFQSAGALALKEAASASTVTLLEPVDEVTVTVSDEYLGSVMTDLSNRRGQVLGTDANDEGKSIVRALVPQSELSRYAIDLRGLARGSGSFTRVFHGYELMPQNLVQEYMKS, from the coding sequence ATGGCTTCAAAGACGAGCACCCAAGCACCCAAGGTGACCTCTCCGGCAGACATACGCAACGTGGTCCTGGTCGGATCTGCTGGTTCGGGCAAGACCACATTGTTCGAGAACCTGATCAAGACGCGTATCCCCGGATATCGCGGCGAGAAGGAAAGCGCGGAGCGCTCCGCAGCGTTGACGCTGGCCACGATCACCACCGGGCAATCCACCGTCATCAACCTGCTGGATGCGCCGGGCAACCCCGACTACGTCGGCGAGTTGCGCGCCGGACTGCGCGCCGCCGATGCCGCACTGTTCGTCGTGAGTGCCGCCGATGGCATCGATGCCATCACCCAGATCCTGTGGTCCGAGTGTGCGGGCGCCGGGGTGCCGCGCGCGATCGTGGTCACCAAGCTCGATACCGAGCACGCCAGCTTCGAGCAGACCGTGCAGCGTTGCCAGGAGATCTTCGGGGCCGGCGTCCATCCGTCCTATCTGCCGTTCGTCGGCGAGGATGACCAGATCGTCGGCAACCTGTCATTGCTGAGCCAGAAGGTGCACGACTACTCCTCGGGCACGCGGGTGGCGCGCGCCGCGAGCCCTGCCGAACTGGCGGCGATCGCCGACTTCCGCACCGACTACGTCGAGTCGATCATCACCGAGTCCGAGGACGACGAACTTCTGGAACGCTACTTCGAGGGCGATGAGCTGGCCGTCGACGAAGTCGTCACCAACTTGATGAAGGCGCTCTACCACGGCAAGTTCTACCCGGTGATTCCGGTCACCACGACCGGTGTCGGCACCGAAGAACTCATCGGGGTGATCGACCGCGGCTTCCCGACTCCACTGCGCTACCAGCCGCCGATGATGGCCGACCTATCGGGCGACCCCATAGATCCGCCGGAGGTGGACCCCGACGGCCCGGTGCTCGCCGAGGTCATCCGCACCACCTCCGACCCGTACGCGGGCCGGCAGTCGATGGTCCGCGTGTTCAGCGGCACACTGCGCCCCGATTCGGCAGTTCACATCGCAGGGCATCGCGAACAACTGCAGGGCGTGACCAACTCTCATCATCCGGACCATGACGACGAGGAGCGGGTCGGGCTGCTGAGCGCGCCGAACGGCCTCGATCTGTATCCCAAGGAGTCGGCGATCGCCGGCGAGATCGTCATGGTCGCCAAGCTGGCCACCGCCGAGACCGGCGACACCATTTCGGATCCCGGCCATCCGGTGGTCATCGAGCCTTGGCTGCTGCCCGAACCGCTGTTGCCGGTGGCGATCCGCGCGGCGAGCCGCAACGACGAGGACAAGCTCGCCGGCGCACTGCAGCGCCTGGTGGTCGAGGACATCACCATTCGGCTGGAACGAGCCGCCCGCACCGACCAACTTCTGCTGTGGACGATGGGCCAGGCTCACCAAGACCTCCTGATGAACCGGTTGCGCGACAAGTACGGTGTCAACATCGTGGCCGATCAGATCCGCACCGCATTGCGGGAAACCTTCATCGCTCCCGCGACCGCCCACGGACGTCACGTCAAGCAGTCGGGCGGGCACGGCCAGTACGCGGTCTGCGATATCCGGGTCGAGCCCAACGAGCGCGGGGCCGGTTTCGAGTTCATCGATCGGGTCGTCGGAGGCGCCGTGCCACGCCAGTTCATCCCTTCGGTGGAGAAGGGCGTGCGGGCCCAGCTCGAGAAGGGCACGCTCACCGGCTACCCGATGGTCGACGTCAAGGTGACGCTGTACGACGGCAAGGCACACTCGGTCGATTCGTCCGACATGGCTTTCCAGTCGGCCGGCGCGCTGGCCTTGAAAGAAGCGGCCTCCGCGTCCACGGTGACACTGCTGGAGCCGGTCGACGAGGTGACGGTGACGGTTTCGGACGAGTATCTGGGGTCCGTGATGACCGATCTGAGCAACCGTCGCGGGCAGGTGCTCGGCACTGACGCGAATGATGAGGGCAAGTCCATCGTCCGGGCACTGGTGCCGCAGAGCGAACTCAGCCGCTACGCGATCGACCTGCGCGGCCTGGCCCGCGGGTCCGGCAGCTTCACCCGCGTCTTCCACGGCTACGAGCTGATGCCGCAGAACCTGGTGCAGGAGTACATGAAGTCCTGA
- a CDS encoding acyltransferase family protein produces the protein MPSDSQVVNRYSGFRPEVQGLRAIAVLMVVVYHVFIGRVSGGVDIFLLISAFFMTLSFVRKSENGRPLAIGRYWLHTFKRLLPLAAATILLTSIALGLWYPEWAVWAYRGDGLAALFYVENWQLAAVQADYYAADESLASPFQHFWSLSVQGQVFLIWPLIFGLAWLICRKMGWRPVRVLAVLFGLLFAGSLAYSVYITKADQQHAYFDTGARLWEFAFGSLLALTIPFVRSPKWTRVTLGWVGLAGMILCGIVLDVQGVFPGWIALWPLGSAAAIMIAGSSGSALGVDRFLSWSPVQRLGDSAYALYLVHWPILTTYRAVTGQLDVALVPGALLVLSSIGLAVVLTRFIDEPLRRWRWAEATTKHMAAVVAFIVMVTATAVGGWISFETSRLRQETEQARADFERNNPGARSLMDDFVYQGDPGAPVLPEVGGVGRPVDEVVRSLLRQIRPHRRHGPGLLLADTDHLPAVAHRRRGG, from the coding sequence GTGCCATCAGATTCTCAGGTCGTCAACCGCTACTCGGGCTTCCGGCCCGAGGTGCAGGGCCTGCGCGCCATCGCGGTGCTGATGGTGGTCGTCTATCACGTCTTCATCGGACGCGTGTCCGGCGGTGTCGACATCTTCCTGCTCATCTCTGCCTTCTTCATGACGTTGTCATTCGTCCGTAAGTCCGAGAATGGCAGACCGCTGGCGATCGGACGTTACTGGCTGCACACCTTCAAACGGCTGCTGCCGTTGGCCGCGGCAACGATCCTGCTGACCTCGATCGCGCTCGGTCTGTGGTACCCGGAGTGGGCGGTCTGGGCCTACCGGGGGGACGGGTTGGCGGCTCTGTTCTATGTGGAGAACTGGCAACTGGCGGCGGTGCAGGCCGATTACTACGCCGCCGACGAATCGCTGGCCTCGCCCTTCCAGCATTTTTGGTCGTTGTCCGTGCAGGGCCAGGTCTTCTTGATCTGGCCGTTGATCTTCGGGTTGGCGTGGCTGATCTGCCGCAAGATGGGCTGGCGTCCGGTGAGGGTGCTGGCAGTGCTGTTCGGCCTGCTCTTCGCCGGCTCGCTGGCCTATTCGGTCTACATCACCAAAGCCGACCAGCAGCACGCCTATTTCGACACCGGAGCGAGACTGTGGGAGTTCGCGTTCGGCTCGCTGCTGGCCCTGACGATTCCCTTCGTGAGATCGCCCAAGTGGACCCGCGTCACGCTCGGCTGGGTCGGGCTGGCGGGCATGATCTTGTGCGGCATCGTGCTCGATGTCCAAGGTGTCTTCCCGGGCTGGATCGCCTTGTGGCCGCTGGGCTCGGCCGCCGCGATCATGATCGCCGGATCGTCCGGCTCCGCGCTCGGCGTCGATCGTTTCTTGAGCTGGTCGCCGGTGCAGCGGCTGGGTGATTCGGCCTATGCGCTTTACCTGGTGCACTGGCCGATTCTGACCACCTACCGGGCCGTCACCGGCCAGCTGGACGTGGCCCTCGTTCCGGGCGCGCTGTTGGTGCTGAGCTCGATCGGCCTGGCCGTGGTGCTGACCAGGTTCATCGACGAGCCGTTGCGCCGCTGGCGTTGGGCGGAGGCCACCACCAAGCACATGGCCGCGGTCGTTGCGTTCATCGTGATGGTCACCGCGACTGCGGTGGGCGGCTGGATCAGCTTCGAGACGTCGCGTCTTCGGCAGGAGACAGAGCAGGCCCGCGCCGATTTCGAGCGCAACAATCCGGGCGCTCGGTCGTTGATGGACGACTTCGTCTACCAGGGCGATCCCGGGGCACCGGTCCTGCCGGAAGTGGGGGGAGTTGGACGACCAGTGGATGAGGTTGTCCGAAGCCTGCTCCGGCAGATTCGCCCCCATCGAAGACATGGGCCCGGGCTATTGCTGGCAGACACCGACCATCTTCCTGCCGTCGCGCACCGTCGTCGTGGTGGGTAG
- the rpsI gene encoding 30S ribosomal protein S9, with protein MSETQTEDLEATTTPFVDEENREIAYRADSAGSAQVASTSRPAVIAAGQGTGRRKEAIARVRLVPGTGKWSINGHPLEEYFPNKVHQQSINEPFVTAGVVDSYDVIARINGGGVTGQAGALRLGIARALNAIDTEASRPALKKAGLLTRDARIKERKKAGLKKARKAPQYSKR; from the coding sequence GTGTCCGAGACTCAGACCGAAGACCTCGAAGCCACCACGACCCCGTTCGTGGACGAAGAGAACCGTGAGATCGCCTACCGTGCAGATTCGGCGGGCTCTGCCCAGGTCGCCTCGACCTCCCGTCCAGCAGTGATCGCTGCCGGGCAGGGCACCGGCCGTCGCAAGGAAGCCATCGCCCGCGTCCGCCTGGTGCCCGGCACCGGCAAGTGGTCGATCAACGGCCACCCGCTGGAGGAGTACTTCCCCAACAAGGTGCATCAGCAGTCGATCAATGAGCCGTTCGTCACCGCCGGCGTGGTGGATTCCTACGACGTGATTGCCCGCATCAACGGTGGCGGCGTGACCGGCCAGGCCGGGGCGCTTCGCCTGGGCATCGCCCGCGCGCTCAACGCCATCGACACCGAGGCCAGCCGTCCTGCCCTGAAGAAGGCAGGCCTGCTGACCCGCGACGCCCGCATCAAGGAACGCAAGAAGGCCGGCCTCAAGAAGGCCCGTAAGGCCCCGCAGTACTCGAAGCGCTGA
- the rplM gene encoding 50S ribosomal protein L13 yields MTTYSPKPGEITRNWLVIDATDVVLGRLATTVAGLLRGKNKPTFAPHMDGGDFVIIVNASKVALTGNKATDSKRYTVSGRPGGLRTRTAGELRDNDPRALVEKAVWGMMPKNKLSRQQMSKLKVYSGPDHPHAAQQPQPYEITQIAQ; encoded by the coding sequence GTGACTACTTACAGCCCGAAGCCTGGTGAGATCACCAGGAATTGGCTCGTGATCGATGCCACAGACGTCGTGCTCGGACGCTTGGCCACCACGGTGGCTGGGCTGCTGCGCGGCAAGAACAAGCCGACTTTCGCCCCGCACATGGACGGCGGCGACTTCGTCATCATCGTCAATGCGTCCAAGGTCGCGCTGACCGGCAACAAGGCCACCGACTCCAAGCGTTACACCGTCTCGGGGCGTCCGGGCGGCCTGCGCACCCGCACCGCCGGCGAGCTTCGTGATAACGATCCCCGCGCACTGGTCGAGAAGGCTGTCTGGGGCATGATGCCGAAGAACAAGCTGAGCCGTCAGCAGATGTCCAAGCTCAAGGTCTACTCCGGACCCGATCACCCGCACGCTGCGCAACAGCCGCAGCCTTACGAGATCACCCAGATCGCGCAGTGA
- the trmB gene encoding tRNA (guanosine(46)-N7)-methyltransferase TrmB — MPDARERGLPGVVSYVRRSPRMNPGQQRTLVRLASRYLIEVPRGDLSTSLASDAQVHWDAEFGHPTGTADSPVFVEIGSGTGDALLACALAHPEANVIGFEVYERAVASTMSKLAAAGVSNVRLMTVDAVQALDQLFAPASITRLSVFFPDPWPKKRHHKRRLVSPAFAELVVSRLAVGGQWWLATDWPDYAEQMREVLDATVGLVNDYPAAGGWAPRPAERPITKFEQRGLASGRPVLDLAYRRIS, encoded by the coding sequence ATGCCTGATGCGCGCGAACGAGGACTGCCGGGGGTTGTTTCGTACGTGCGCCGCAGCCCCCGCATGAACCCGGGCCAGCAGCGCACCCTCGTCCGGCTCGCCTCGCGTTATCTGATCGAGGTGCCTCGTGGCGATCTGAGCACATCGCTCGCCTCCGATGCGCAGGTGCACTGGGACGCCGAGTTCGGCCACCCGACCGGCACAGCCGATTCGCCGGTATTCGTGGAGATAGGTTCGGGCACCGGGGATGCGCTGCTGGCCTGCGCTCTTGCGCATCCCGAGGCGAATGTGATCGGTTTCGAGGTCTACGAGCGCGCGGTCGCCAGCACCATGTCGAAGCTTGCCGCGGCCGGAGTGAGCAATGTGCGGCTGATGACCGTGGACGCTGTACAGGCGCTGGACCAGCTCTTCGCGCCGGCCTCCATCACCCGGTTGTCGGTCTTCTTTCCCGACCCGTGGCCCAAGAAGCGGCATCACAAGCGACGCCTGGTCTCCCCTGCTTTCGCCGAACTTGTGGTCAGTCGGTTGGCGGTCGGCGGTCAGTGGTGGCTGGCGACGGATTGGCCGGACTACGCCGAACAGATGCGTGAGGTGCTGGACGCCACCGTCGGATTGGTCAACGACTACCCGGCCGCGGGTGGTTGGGCGCCACGGCCCGCCGAGCGCCCGATCACCAAGTTCGAACAACGCGGGTTGGCGTCCGGGCGACCGGTCCTCGACCTGGCATACCGGAGGATCTCGTGA
- the coaA gene encoding type I pantothenate kinase produces MSSPWVTLLRQTWADLATDGQLTLNTATVERLRGLQDPTDERDVTEVYLPLAQLLNLYRINHDQLYADSYGFLKIAPTRTPFIIGVAGSVAVGKSTSARLLRELLRQSAGHPRVELVTTDGFLYPNSVLEARGILDRKGFPESYDRRALLDFVIAVKSGVAEVTAPVYSHVIYDIVQGERIVVTRPDILIVEGLNVLQPAPAGRGDLAVSDFFDFSVYVDADESDIRDWYVARFMALRDTAFRDPTSFFRSYAELSDEEAVWQAREVWDTINKPNLVENIEPTRDRATAILRKGSDHVISEVRIRRI; encoded by the coding sequence GTGAGTAGTCCATGGGTGACCCTGTTACGCCAGACGTGGGCAGATCTCGCCACCGACGGCCAGCTGACGCTGAACACTGCCACGGTCGAAAGGCTGCGCGGCCTGCAGGATCCGACCGATGAACGCGACGTCACCGAGGTCTACCTGCCCCTGGCGCAGCTGTTGAATCTCTACCGCATCAACCATGATCAGCTCTACGCCGATTCGTACGGGTTCTTGAAGATCGCCCCCACCCGAACGCCGTTCATCATCGGAGTGGCCGGCTCGGTTGCGGTGGGTAAATCGACGTCGGCGCGCCTCTTGCGGGAGCTTCTGAGGCAATCGGCCGGCCATCCGAGGGTCGAATTGGTGACCACCGATGGATTCCTGTACCCGAATTCGGTTCTGGAAGCCCGCGGCATCCTCGACCGCAAGGGCTTCCCGGAAAGCTATGACCGCCGCGCGCTGCTGGATTTCGTCATCGCCGTGAAATCGGGTGTCGCCGAGGTCACGGCGCCGGTCTACTCCCATGTCATCTATGACATCGTCCAGGGTGAGAGGATCGTCGTCACGCGCCCGGACATCTTGATCGTGGAAGGCCTGAACGTATTGCAGCCGGCCCCGGCCGGACGAGGCGATCTGGCGGTCAGCGATTTCTTCGATTTCTCGGTCTATGTGGACGCCGACGAATCCGATATCCGCGACTGGTATGTAGCGCGATTCATGGCGCTGCGCGACACCGCATTCCGCGATCCCACCAGCTTCTTCCGTTCCTATGCCGAGCTGTCCGACGAAGAGGCGGTATGGCAGGCGCGCGAGGTCTGGGACACCATCAACAAACCGAACCTCGTCGAGAACATCGAACCGACCCGCGACCGCGCCACCGCGATCCTGCGCAAGGGCAGCGATCACGTGATCTCCGAGGTGCGGATCCGGCGGATCTAG
- a CDS encoding SGNH hydrolase domain-containing protein — protein MGSSHAQQLLAALLPIAEERNWQLVALLQPGCSFGIGGPDPCPQTSAAFLRYLLEVGPDVVVTMATRTEVGSADGEHAPLGFDDVVAPLLDQDIAVVGIRDTPRFETSPVDCWTRQRDSRESCTVPTSELLAPVSPAEAWDDRPGYRNLDFTDLYCPDDECPVVIGNVLVWMDHDHLTKDYASTMAAPARDRVIAAVEELSF, from the coding sequence GTGGGTAGCTCGCACGCTCAGCAGCTGCTCGCCGCGCTGCTGCCGATCGCCGAGGAGCGGAACTGGCAACTGGTCGCGCTGCTTCAGCCCGGCTGCAGCTTCGGTATCGGGGGGCCGGACCCGTGTCCGCAGACCAGTGCCGCGTTCCTGCGCTACTTGCTCGAGGTAGGTCCCGATGTCGTAGTCACGATGGCCACCCGAACTGAAGTCGGCAGCGCTGATGGTGAGCACGCTCCTCTCGGTTTCGACGACGTCGTCGCACCGCTGCTCGACCAGGACATCGCGGTGGTCGGTATCCGCGACACGCCGCGTTTCGAGACCAGCCCGGTCGACTGCTGGACACGGCAGCGTGACTCTCGTGAAAGCTGCACCGTGCCGACCAGCGAACTGCTGGCTCCCGTGAGCCCGGCCGAGGCGTGGGACGATCGTCCGGGATACCGCAATCTCGACTTCACCGATCTGTACTGTCCGGACGACGAATGCCCAGTGGTGATCGGCAATGTGCTGGTCTGGATGGATCATGATCATCTGACCAAGGACTACGCATCCACGATGGCAGCCCCCGCTCGCGACAGGGTCATCGCGGCGGTGGAGGAACTGTCGTTTTGA
- a CDS encoding YccF domain-containing protein, whose amino-acid sequence MRTLLNLIWLFLGGIWLAAAYFVAGIIACLLIITIPVGIASFRMARYVLWPFGSIVVKKPNAGAGSAVMNAIWFVTVGWILVVLHIVTALTQAVTIVGIANAVVSIMMIPVTAFPFGKDVLDKDDPRAAYQTSLVQWG is encoded by the coding sequence GTGCGTACCCTCCTGAACCTGATCTGGCTCTTTCTCGGCGGCATCTGGCTCGCCGCAGCCTACTTCGTCGCGGGCATCATCGCCTGCCTGCTGATCATCACCATTCCCGTGGGCATCGCGTCGTTCCGGATGGCCCGCTACGTGCTGTGGCCATTCGGCTCGATCGTGGTGAAGAAGCCCAACGCCGGCGCCGGGTCCGCGGTGATGAACGCCATCTGGTTCGTCACCGTCGGCTGGATTCTGGTCGTCCTGCATATCGTCACCGCGCTGACCCAGGCAGTGACCATCGTCGGCATCGCCAACGCTGTCGTCTCGATCATGATGATCCCGGTGACCGCGTTCCCCTTCGGCAAGGACGTGCTCGACAAGGACGATCCCCGCGCGGCGTACCAGACCTCGCTGGTTCAGTGGGGCTGA
- the truA gene encoding tRNA pseudouridine(38-40) synthase TruA gives MDASNKPARRWRLDLAYDGKGFHGWAVQDGLRTVQGTLEEWISTVLRTAEPVQLTVAGRTDAGVHARGQVAHLDLARQYDAAHLAERLLRVLPDDVVVRRVSRAPDGFDARFSAIWRHYVYRLWDAGSRPDPLLRGHVVRVRERLDLEAMNQAAAMLIGLRDFAPFCRRNDFGTSIRHLTHFEMTRTDDDTQLIECHVQADAFCHSMVRSLVGAVWAVGAGRRDLAWLERVAAHPVRHNDVYVMPAHGLCLERVGYPPDDQLADRAEQARSLRTPQEVDR, from the coding sequence TTGGATGCGTCGAACAAGCCGGCCCGGCGCTGGCGGCTGGACCTCGCCTATGACGGCAAGGGTTTTCACGGCTGGGCGGTTCAAGACGGGTTACGCACCGTACAGGGCACCCTTGAGGAGTGGATCAGTACTGTGCTCCGCACCGCCGAGCCGGTGCAATTGACCGTGGCCGGACGCACCGATGCCGGCGTCCACGCCCGTGGCCAGGTCGCCCATCTCGACCTGGCCAGGCAATACGATGCCGCTCATCTGGCCGAGCGACTGCTTCGAGTGCTCCCCGACGACGTGGTGGTGCGCCGGGTATCTCGTGCTCCCGACGGCTTCGACGCGCGTTTTTCCGCGATCTGGCGGCACTACGTCTACCGGCTGTGGGATGCCGGTTCGCGCCCCGACCCGTTGCTGCGAGGTCATGTGGTGCGGGTGCGTGAGCGGCTCGACCTCGAGGCGATGAATCAGGCGGCCGCAATGCTGATCGGGCTGCGGGATTTCGCGCCGTTCTGCCGGCGCAACGACTTCGGCACGTCCATCCGCCACTTGACCCATTTCGAGATGACCAGAACCGACGACGACACGCAGCTGATCGAATGCCACGTTCAGGCCGATGCTTTCTGCCATTCCATGGTGCGCTCGCTGGTCGGGGCTGTGTGGGCAGTTGGTGCCGGGCGCCGCGATCTGGCGTGGCTGGAAAGAGTGGCGGCCCATCCGGTACGGCACAACGATGTCTACGTGATGCCCGCGCATGGCCTGTGTCTGGAGCGGGTCGGCTATCCTCCGGACGACCAATTGGCCGACCGGGCCGAGCAGGCCCGATCGTTGCGGACACCACAGGAGGTGGATCGATGA
- the glmM gene encoding phosphoglucosamine mutase produces MARLFGTDGVRGVANADLTAELAMELSAAAAKVLGEAGAFTGRRPTALVGRDTRISGQLLSAAVNAGLASTGVDVIDVGIVPTPGLAYLVNTQGTDLGVMLSASHNPMPDNGIKFFQRGGVKLDDSIEDSIEERLNEQWERPIAGDVGRITTDEGHALRQTYIDALVASLEGVRLDGLKVVIDAANGAASYTAGPAFEASGATVVGINNTPDGLNINDNAGSTHIEGLQAAVVEHGADLGIALDGDADRCLAVDATGAVVDGDHIMAILALDLKEQGKLHNNTLVATIMSNLGLIIAMREHGIQVEQTRVGDRYVLEAMAQNGFTLGGEQSGHVIISEYANTGDGVLTGLHVAARVARSGRSLASLASVMTTLPQVMINVPNVDKMRAGVDPEITRAVTQANNKLGMSGRVVLRPSGTEPLVRVMVEASTAENAQQVAEQLAGLVASRLAL; encoded by the coding sequence ATGGCACGACTTTTTGGAACCGACGGAGTGCGTGGAGTCGCCAATGCCGACCTCACTGCCGAACTCGCCATGGAACTGTCCGCAGCAGCCGCCAAGGTACTGGGTGAGGCCGGCGCATTCACGGGCCGGCGTCCCACCGCGCTGGTGGGACGTGACACTCGGATATCCGGCCAGCTGCTGTCAGCCGCGGTGAACGCGGGGCTGGCCAGTACCGGTGTGGACGTCATCGATGTCGGTATCGTGCCGACCCCCGGCTTGGCCTACCTGGTCAACACGCAGGGCACCGACCTGGGAGTGATGCTCTCGGCCTCCCACAATCCGATGCCCGACAACGGCATCAAGTTCTTCCAGCGTGGCGGCGTCAAGCTGGACGACTCGATCGAGGACTCCATCGAGGAACGCCTCAACGAGCAGTGGGAGCGCCCGATCGCCGGTGACGTAGGACGCATCACCACCGACGAGGGACATGCGTTGCGCCAGACCTACATCGACGCGCTGGTCGCCAGCCTGGAAGGCGTGCGGCTGGATGGCCTGAAGGTGGTCATCGACGCCGCGAACGGCGCCGCGTCCTATACCGCCGGGCCCGCCTTCGAGGCCAGCGGCGCCACCGTCGTCGGGATCAACAACACTCCCGACGGCCTCAATATCAACGACAACGCCGGCTCGACCCACATCGAGGGACTGCAGGCGGCGGTCGTCGAGCACGGCGCCGACCTGGGTATCGCACTGGACGGCGACGCCGACCGCTGCCTGGCCGTGGACGCGACCGGTGCCGTCGTGGACGGCGACCACATCATGGCGATCCTGGCACTGGATCTCAAGGAGCAGGGCAAGCTGCACAACAACACCCTGGTCGCCACCATCATGAGCAACCTCGGGCTGATCATCGCGATGCGCGAGCACGGCATCCAGGTCGAGCAGACTCGGGTGGGCGATCGCTACGTGCTGGAGGCGATGGCTCAGAACGGATTCACGCTGGGCGGTGAGCAGTCCGGCCACGTCATCATCAGCGAGTATGCGAATACCGGCGACGGTGTGCTGACCGGGCTGCATGTCGCGGCCCGGGTGGCACGGTCGGGGCGCTCGCTGGCCTCGCTGGCCTCGGTGATGACCACCTTGCCGCAGGTCATGATCAACGTGCCGAATGTCGACAAGATGCGGGCCGGCGTCGACCCCGAGATCACTCGTGCGGTCACCCAGGCCAACAACAAGCTGGGCATGAGCGGGCGCGTGGTGCTGCGTCCGTCGGGCACCGAGCCGCTGGTTCGCGTGATGGTCGAAGCGTCCACCGCCGAGAACGCCCAGCAGGTCGCCGAGCAACTCGCGGGCTTGGTCGCGAGCCGCCTCGCTCTGTAA